One Methylosinus sp. C49 DNA segment encodes these proteins:
- a CDS encoding sialidase family protein produces MKRAALALLALVAASSALAQEKAGREEKMGKMAHAAPPACADPLPKCAVSATPSFGADGRLWLTYSGAGKVYGAVSSDNGKSFAPPFVIAAPAGTLDDNGEARPKIVALADGTLVASFTTRPEKSYEGTVFVTRSTDEGKSFAPPQPLVDDKGQRFETFIVGPQGRLFAAWLDKRDAARAKAAGESFEGSGVAVAWSDDGGKSFSGKSILLDHSCECCRIGAALDRDGQPVFIWRHVFENNRRDHMAAKLSADGKTLTGSRVSLDDWATTCPHQGPAMAIDAAGRWHIAWFTRGKTRQGLFYARSEDGGKSFSEPQRIGDAERAPQRPQLLVVGDKLYRAWKEFDGTLTTILAQSSRDGGESFDAPRVLAQTAEASDHPLLVESKGVAYLSWLTQQEGYRLIALERGHAATPAPKATAGLATKR; encoded by the coding sequence ATGAAACGCGCCGCGCTCGCCCTCCTCGCCCTCGTCGCCGCATCGAGCGCTCTCGCGCAGGAAAAAGCCGGCCGCGAGGAGAAAATGGGCAAGATGGCCCATGCCGCGCCGCCCGCCTGCGCCGATCCGCTGCCCAAATGCGCGGTCAGCGCGACGCCCTCCTTCGGCGCCGATGGACGGCTGTGGCTGACCTATTCTGGCGCCGGCAAGGTCTATGGCGCGGTTTCCAGCGACAATGGCAAGAGCTTCGCCCCGCCCTTCGTCATCGCGGCGCCGGCCGGAACGCTGGACGACAATGGCGAGGCGCGGCCCAAGATCGTCGCTCTCGCCGATGGGACTCTCGTGGCGAGCTTCACCACGCGGCCCGAGAAGAGCTATGAGGGCACGGTCTTCGTCACGCGCTCGACCGACGAGGGCAAGAGCTTCGCGCCGCCGCAGCCGCTCGTCGACGACAAGGGCCAGCGCTTCGAGACCTTCATCGTCGGCCCCCAAGGGCGCCTCTTCGCCGCCTGGCTCGACAAGCGCGACGCCGCCAGAGCGAAAGCCGCCGGCGAGAGCTTCGAGGGCAGCGGCGTCGCCGTCGCCTGGTCGGACGATGGCGGCAAAAGCTTCTCCGGCAAGAGCATTCTGCTCGATCACAGCTGCGAGTGCTGCCGCATCGGCGCGGCGCTCGACCGCGACGGCCAGCCCGTCTTCATCTGGCGCCATGTGTTCGAGAATAATCGCCGCGACCATATGGCGGCCAAGCTCTCCGCCGATGGCAAGACGCTGACCGGCTCGCGCGTCAGCCTCGACGATTGGGCGACCACTTGCCCGCATCAGGGGCCGGCGATGGCGATCGACGCCGCCGGACGTTGGCACATCGCATGGTTCACGCGCGGCAAGACGCGCCAGGGCCTGTTCTATGCGCGCAGCGAGGATGGCGGAAAGAGCTTCTCCGAGCCTCAGCGCATCGGCGACGCCGAGCGCGCGCCGCAGCGTCCGCAGCTGCTCGTCGTCGGCGACAAGCTCTATCGCGCCTGGAAGGAGTTCGACGGAACGCTGACGACGATCCTCGCGCAGAGCTCGCGCGACGGCGGCGAGAGCTTCGACGCGCCGCGCGTGCTGGCGCAGACGGCGGAAGCGTCGGACCATCCTCTGCTCGTCGAGAGCAAGGGCGTCGCCTATCTCTCCTGGCTGACGCAGCAGGAGGGCTACCGGCTGATTGCGCTGGAGCGCGGCCACGCCGCCACGCCGGCGCCAAAAGCCACCGCCGGGCTCGCGACGAAGCGCTGA
- a CDS encoding O-antigen ligase family protein encodes MRKTEILCGVALAASLIFGGATQKGGVSDVVVQLAALPLLALVLPDIGRSLAGRGWITALLGVTVAVPLLQLIPLAPSVWSLLPGRDAVADTYRIAELSPPWLGLSVAPWATSISLLALTAPIAIFLGVLSCHADERQRLMLLATGIGTATVLLEVMQVLQGPKTTLHFYSAADVGLFVNKNHTAALLYSVTPLAAYALERYLSRRSVYGVLAMFALFMLFTLGLMMTGSRAALLFGLVSAALSYALILGDRLGHARADKAAIYFVIAPALIITGLLAPYFGLAQIIDRLAGQDIAADTRWTVLRVSFETAQAFFPIGSGLGTFDRVYPLYEPTSMILPAIVNHAHNDIVELAMELGLVGVLLVLCWLAAMLIAALRNFSEGSATLRKERFAALIVVGLLFAHSTIDYPLRTSALAAVFAMCCAVIFKKSSHAARRDEHASRRTELVHEL; translated from the coding sequence ATGCGCAAGACCGAGATTCTCTGCGGCGTCGCCCTGGCGGCGTCGCTGATCTTCGGCGGCGCGACGCAGAAAGGCGGCGTCTCGGATGTCGTTGTTCAGCTCGCGGCGCTTCCGCTGCTGGCGCTCGTCTTGCCGGACATAGGCAGGAGCCTCGCGGGGCGCGGTTGGATCACGGCTTTGCTCGGCGTCACCGTCGCCGTTCCGCTGCTGCAGCTCATTCCGCTCGCGCCCTCGGTTTGGAGCCTGCTGCCTGGGCGCGACGCCGTCGCCGACACCTATCGCATCGCCGAGCTTTCTCCGCCATGGCTCGGCCTTTCCGTAGCGCCATGGGCGACGTCGATCAGCCTTCTCGCTCTGACCGCGCCGATCGCCATTTTTCTCGGCGTCTTGTCCTGCCACGCCGATGAGCGGCAACGCCTGATGCTGCTCGCCACAGGCATCGGAACGGCGACCGTCCTGCTCGAGGTGATGCAGGTTCTGCAGGGCCCGAAAACCACGCTTCACTTTTACAGCGCCGCCGACGTCGGCCTCTTCGTCAATAAAAATCATACAGCGGCCCTTCTCTATTCGGTGACGCCGCTCGCCGCCTATGCGCTGGAGCGATATTTGTCGCGGCGTTCCGTCTATGGCGTGCTGGCGATGTTCGCGCTGTTCATGCTGTTCACGCTCGGTCTCATGATGACGGGCTCGCGCGCGGCCCTGCTGTTCGGCCTCGTCTCGGCGGCGCTCTCCTATGCGCTCATTCTCGGCGACCGGCTCGGCCATGCGAGAGCCGACAAGGCGGCGATCTATTTCGTCATCGCGCCAGCGCTCATCATCACCGGCCTGCTGGCGCCCTATTTCGGGCTCGCGCAAATCATCGACCGGTTAGCGGGCCAGGATATCGCCGCCGATACGCGCTGGACCGTGCTCCGCGTCTCCTTCGAGACGGCGCAGGCGTTCTTCCCCATCGGCTCCGGCCTCGGCACATTCGATCGCGTCTATCCACTATACGAGCCGACGAGCATGATCCTCCCCGCGATCGTCAATCACGCGCACAACGATATTGTCGAATTGGCGATGGAACTCGGGCTCGTCGGCGTTCTGCTCGTGCTCTGTTGGCTCGCCGCGATGCTGATCGCCGCCTTGCGTAATTTCAGCGAGGGCAGTGCGACATTGAGAAAAGAGCGCTTCGCCGCTCTCATCGTCGTCGGGCTGCTGTTCGCGCATTCGACGATCGACTATCCGCTGCGAACCTCGGCGCTCGCCGCCGTCTTCGCGATGTGCTGCGCCGTCATCTTCAAGAAATCGAGCCACGCCGCGCGCCGCGACGAGCATGCGTCGCGGCGAACGGAGCTCGTCCACGAGCTATGA
- a CDS encoding transcription termination/antitermination NusG family protein, giving the protein MASCRDMEDIVEDLSMRRARGWAVVNTHPHRERLALENLMRQQFHAYCPFMLERVRHARRTREVSRPLFPGYVFVELAADTRWGPICSTFGVRTLVRSGEQPSFLPGDFIEDLKIREIDGVIVAPSRSFEIGQTVRIAGGAFQDFVATIIDLDERDRVTVLMELLSRPVKVKLTSEQVAAC; this is encoded by the coding sequence ATGGCGTCGTGTCGAGATATGGAAGATATCGTCGAAGACCTTTCCATGCGCCGCGCGCGCGGCTGGGCGGTGGTGAACACGCATCCTCACCGAGAACGTCTCGCCCTCGAAAATCTGATGCGGCAGCAATTCCATGCCTATTGCCCCTTCATGCTCGAGCGCGTGCGTCATGCGCGTCGCACGCGAGAGGTCTCGCGGCCGTTGTTTCCCGGCTATGTTTTCGTGGAGCTCGCGGCCGACACGCGCTGGGGGCCGATCTGCTCGACCTTCGGCGTGAGAACGCTGGTTCGTTCCGGCGAGCAGCCGAGCTTTCTTCCCGGAGATTTCATCGAAGATTTGAAAATAAGAGAGATCGACGGCGTGATCGTCGCGCCGTCGCGCTCCTTCGAGATCGGCCAGACGGTGCGCATCGCTGGCGGTGCGTTCCAAGACTTCGTCGCCACGATCATCGACCTCGACGAGCGCGATCGCGTCACCGTGCTGATGGAGCTGCTCAGCCGTCCGGTGAAGGTCAAATTGACGTCGGAGCAGGTCGCCGCCTGCTAG
- a CDS encoding UvrD-helicase domain-containing protein: MSRQAPPEDFTPLEGGLAARAAALAGRGRFLEALNPEQRAAVETIDGPLLVLAGAGTGKTRVLTTRIAHILSSGRARPWEILAVTFTNKAAREMRERIESLAGPGAEALQWLGTFHAISAKILRRHAELAGLKSNFTILDTDDQIRLMKQVLQAENIDDKRWPPRGLAHQIDAWKNRGLSPDQVPLGEAQSFGDGKGKRLYALYQERLKVLNAVDFGDLLLETLRLFRENADVLDDYRQRFKYILVDEYQDTNTAQYLWLRLIAQGRHNVCCVGDDDQSVYGWRGAEVENILRFEKDFPGAKIVRLERNYRSTGHILAAASHLIARNEGRLGKTLFTEGADGEKPSVTGVWDSEEEARAIGEDIEQLQRKGHDLEEIAILVRASFQMREFEERFITLGLPYRVIGGPRFYERLEIRDALAYLRCVAQPFDDLAFERIVNTPKRGLGDATLQVLHEYSRRESAPLMQAARVIVETEELKPKPRATLRALIADFDRWRSLIETTPQNELAEMVLDESGYTQMWRDDKTPEAAGRLENLKELVRAMEEFPDLSGFLEHVSLVMETDEAADQRRVSIMTLHGAKGLEFETVYLPGWEEGLFPHQRSLDDNGRAGLEEERRLAYVGITRAKRRLKIFFATNRRIHGLWQTTLPSRFLDDLPAANVEVKEASGGSQYGSYGVSRFANMDSYGSSYSTPGWKRAQTARESGASKPASRRAPLTIEGEVLAKSSASARFAIGARVFHQKFGPGTVVNVDGAKLQVDFDKAGRKMVLESFVQCG; encoded by the coding sequence TTGTCACGTCAAGCGCCGCCGGAAGACTTCACGCCGCTCGAGGGAGGGCTCGCCGCGCGCGCCGCTGCGCTCGCCGGACGGGGGCGCTTTCTGGAGGCGCTCAATCCCGAGCAGCGCGCCGCCGTCGAGACCATCGACGGTCCGCTGCTGGTGCTCGCCGGCGCCGGCACGGGCAAGACGCGCGTGCTGACGACGCGCATCGCGCACATACTCTCGAGCGGACGGGCGCGGCCTTGGGAAATCCTCGCCGTCACCTTCACCAACAAGGCCGCGCGCGAGATGCGCGAGCGTATCGAGAGCTTGGCCGGCCCCGGCGCCGAGGCGCTGCAATGGCTCGGCACGTTTCACGCGATCAGCGCGAAAATCCTGCGCCGCCACGCCGAGCTGGCGGGGCTCAAATCCAATTTCACCATTCTCGACACCGACGATCAGATCCGCTTGATGAAGCAGGTGCTGCAGGCCGAGAACATAGACGACAAGCGCTGGCCGCCGCGCGGCCTCGCGCATCAGATCGACGCCTGGAAGAACCGCGGCCTCTCGCCGGATCAGGTCCCCCTCGGCGAGGCGCAGAGCTTCGGCGACGGCAAGGGCAAGAGGCTCTACGCGCTCTATCAGGAGCGCCTGAAGGTGCTGAACGCCGTCGATTTCGGCGATCTTCTGCTCGAGACATTGCGGCTCTTTCGCGAGAACGCCGATGTGCTCGACGACTATCGGCAGCGCTTCAAATATATTCTCGTCGACGAATATCAGGACACCAACACCGCGCAATATCTCTGGCTGCGCCTCATCGCGCAGGGGCGGCACAATGTCTGCTGCGTCGGCGACGACGATCAAAGCGTGTACGGTTGGCGCGGCGCCGAGGTGGAGAATATTCTGCGCTTCGAGAAGGATTTTCCCGGCGCGAAAATCGTGCGGCTGGAGCGCAATTATCGCTCCACGGGGCATATTCTCGCGGCCGCCTCGCATCTCATCGCGCGCAATGAGGGACGGCTCGGCAAGACGCTGTTCACCGAAGGCGCCGATGGCGAGAAGCCCAGCGTCACCGGCGTGTGGGACAGCGAGGAGGAAGCGCGCGCGATCGGCGAAGATATCGAGCAATTGCAGCGCAAGGGGCATGATCTCGAGGAGATCGCCATTCTCGTGCGCGCGTCTTTCCAGATGCGCGAGTTCGAGGAGCGCTTCATCACGCTCGGCCTGCCCTATCGCGTGATCGGCGGCCCGCGCTTCTACGAGCGGCTGGAGATACGCGACGCGCTCGCCTATCTGCGCTGCGTCGCGCAGCCTTTCGACGATCTCGCCTTCGAGCGCATCGTCAACACGCCCAAGCGCGGATTGGGCGACGCCACGTTGCAAGTGCTGCACGAATATTCCCGCCGCGAGAGCGCGCCGCTGATGCAGGCGGCGCGCGTCATCGTCGAGACGGAAGAGCTGAAGCCCAAGCCGCGTGCGACGCTGCGCGCGCTGATCGCCGATTTCGATCGCTGGCGCAGCCTCATCGAGACGACGCCGCAGAACGAGCTCGCCGAGATGGTGCTGGACGAATCCGGCTACACGCAAATGTGGCGCGACGACAAGACGCCAGAGGCGGCGGGCCGGCTCGAGAATTTGAAAGAGCTGGTGCGCGCCATGGAAGAATTCCCCGATCTTTCGGGGTTTCTCGAGCATGTGTCGCTGGTGATGGAGACGGATGAGGCCGCCGATCAGCGGCGCGTGTCGATCATGACGCTGCATGGCGCCAAAGGGCTCGAGTTCGAGACCGTCTATCTCCCCGGCTGGGAGGAAGGCCTGTTTCCGCATCAGCGCTCGCTGGACGACAATGGCCGCGCCGGATTGGAGGAGGAGCGCCGCCTCGCCTATGTGGGCATCACGCGGGCCAAGCGGCGGCTGAAGATTTTCTTCGCGACAAATCGGCGCATTCATGGCCTGTGGCAGACGACTCTGCCCTCGCGTTTTCTCGACGATCTGCCGGCCGCCAATGTCGAGGTGAAGGAAGCCTCCGGCGGCTCGCAATATGGCTCTTACGGCGTGTCGCGCTTCGCCAATATGGACAGCTATGGCTCGAGCTATTCGACGCCGGGATGGAAGCGCGCGCAAACCGCGCGCGAGAGCGGCGCGAGCAAACCCGCCTCACGCCGCGCGCCGCTGACCATAGAGGGCGAAGTGCTGGCGAAATCCTCCGCGAGCGCACGCTTTGCGATCGGCGCGCGCGTGTTTCACCAGAAGTTCGGGCCGGGCACAGTGGTCAATGTCGACGGCGCCAAGCTGCAGGTCGATTTCGACAAGGCCGGACGCAAGATGGTGCTCGAGAGCTTTGTCCAGTGCGGATAA
- the era gene encoding GTPase Era: MTETSCGFVALVGAPNAGKSTLLNQLVGAKVSIVSRKAQTTRALVRGIALEGEAQIILVDTPGIFAPKRRLDRAMVASAISGAGDADAIVLLVDARRGLVAEVEEIVAKLAELSAPKILALNKIDLAPRDSLLALTAALTEKANFIETYMISALNGDGVADLKAKLAALMKPSPWLYPEDQLSDAPLRLLAAEITREKIFERLHDELPYQSTVETDSWQNQKDGSARIEQTIYVTRDGQKKIVIGEGGRTIKAIGQAARREIAEAAEQKVHLFLFVKVRENWADDPERYREMRLDFPKE, encoded by the coding sequence GTGACCGAAACAAGCTGTGGCTTCGTCGCTCTCGTCGGCGCGCCCAACGCCGGCAAATCGACGCTGCTCAATCAGCTCGTCGGCGCGAAAGTGTCGATCGTCTCGCGCAAGGCGCAGACGACGCGCGCGCTGGTGCGCGGCATAGCGCTTGAAGGCGAGGCGCAGATCATTCTGGTCGACACGCCCGGCATATTCGCGCCCAAGCGCCGGCTGGACCGCGCCATGGTGGCGAGCGCCATTTCCGGCGCCGGCGACGCCGACGCCATTGTGCTGCTCGTCGATGCGCGCCGCGGCCTCGTCGCGGAGGTGGAGGAGATCGTCGCCAAGCTCGCCGAGCTCTCCGCGCCGAAGATTCTCGCGCTCAACAAGATCGATCTGGCGCCGCGCGATTCGCTGCTGGCGCTCACGGCGGCGCTGACGGAAAAGGCGAATTTCATCGAGACCTATATGATCTCGGCGCTGAACGGCGATGGCGTCGCCGATCTCAAAGCCAAGCTCGCCGCGCTGATGAAGCCCTCGCCCTGGCTCTATCCCGAGGACCAACTCTCCGACGCGCCGCTGCGGCTGCTCGCCGCCGAGATCACGCGCGAGAAGATATTCGAGCGTCTGCACGACGAATTGCCCTATCAATCGACGGTCGAGACCGATTCCTGGCAAAATCAGAAGGACGGCTCGGCGCGCATAGAGCAGACGATCTATGTCACACGCGACGGGCAGAAGAAGATCGTCATCGGCGAAGGCGGCCGCACCATAAAGGCGATCGGCCAAGCCGCTCGCCGCGAGATCGCGGAAGCCGCCGAGCAGAAGGTGCATCTCTTTTTGTTCGTGAAGGTGCGCGAGAACTGGGCCGACGACCCCGAGCGCTATCGCGAGATGCGGCTGGATTTCCCGAAGGAGTGA
- the rnc gene encoding ribonuclease III: MGALGREDLATLEASVGHGFVNRGLLEHALTHVSASAARPESYERLEFLGDRVLGVVVAHMLYENFPQESEGELSRRLADLVRKESCAEVSERWGVGPFMRLGDGEAQTGGRKKRAILGDMCEAIIGAVYLDGGPQAAEAVVRAAFAERMRAPGRRLRDAKTALQEWAQARRLATPRYRLAARSGPDHAPFFEVAVEVEGFVAAQGAGASKRAAEQSAAQAFLDREGIEREDA, translated from the coding sequence ATGGGAGCTCTCGGTCGGGAGGACCTCGCCACGCTCGAGGCGAGCGTCGGTCATGGCTTCGTCAATCGCGGCCTGCTCGAGCATGCGCTGACCCATGTCAGCGCCTCGGCGGCGCGGCCCGAGTCCTATGAGCGGCTGGAGTTTCTCGGCGACCGCGTGCTCGGCGTCGTCGTCGCCCACATGCTCTATGAGAATTTCCCGCAGGAGAGCGAAGGCGAATTATCGCGGCGGCTCGCCGATCTCGTCCGCAAGGAATCCTGCGCCGAGGTCTCTGAGCGCTGGGGCGTCGGCCCTTTCATGCGGCTCGGCGACGGCGAGGCGCAGACGGGCGGCCGGAAAAAACGCGCCATATTGGGCGATATGTGCGAGGCGATCATCGGCGCGGTCTATCTCGACGGCGGCCCGCAGGCGGCCGAGGCCGTGGTGCGCGCCGCCTTCGCCGAGCGCATGCGCGCGCCGGGACGAAGGCTGCGCGACGCCAAGACCGCGCTGCAGGAATGGGCGCAGGCCCGCCGCCTGGCCACGCCGCGCTACCGGCTCGCCGCGCGCAGCGGGCCGGACCATGCGCCCTTCTTCGAGGTGGCGGTGGAGGTCGAGGGATTCGTGGCCGCGCAAGGCGCCGGCGCCTCCAAGCGGGCCGCGGAGCAATCCGCCGCTCAGGCCTTTCTCGACCGCGAAGGGATAGAGAGGGAGGACGCGTGA
- the lepB gene encoding signal peptidase I — translation MSRNVSVAERRDEGGLLETIKVIVQALVIALVIRTLLFQPFNIPSGSMIPTLLIGDYVFVSKYAYGYSNYSLPSVPYLDWRLDLFSGRVLGSQPKRGDVVVFKLPRDNETDYIKRVIGLPGDRVQMIEGRLYINGEIVPREAKAKEKHEGRDGREVEVPTYTETLPGGVAHTIIEIEGDHGYKDNTELFVVPPNNYFMMGDNRDNSTDSRFAPEEGGVGYVPFENLVGRAEIIFFSVQKDEYALAFWRWPWTVRWDRLFKPAH, via the coding sequence TTGAGCAGGAACGTCTCGGTCGCCGAACGGCGCGACGAAGGTGGATTGCTCGAGACGATCAAGGTGATCGTCCAGGCGCTGGTCATCGCGCTCGTCATTCGCACGCTGCTGTTTCAGCCCTTCAACATTCCCTCGGGCTCGATGATCCCGACATTGCTGATCGGCGATTACGTCTTCGTCTCGAAATACGCCTATGGCTATTCGAACTACTCGCTGCCCTCCGTGCCTTATCTCGACTGGCGGCTCGATCTCTTCTCCGGCCGCGTGCTCGGCTCGCAGCCCAAGCGCGGCGATGTCGTGGTGTTCAAGCTGCCGCGCGACAATGAGACCGATTACATCAAGCGCGTGATCGGCCTGCCGGGCGACCGCGTCCAGATGATCGAGGGCCGCCTCTACATCAATGGCGAGATCGTGCCGCGCGAGGCCAAGGCCAAGGAGAAGCACGAGGGCCGCGACGGCCGCGAGGTCGAGGTGCCGACCTATACCGAGACGCTGCCCGGCGGCGTCGCCCATACGATCATCGAGATCGAGGGCGACCACGGCTATAAGGACAACACCGAGCTCTTCGTGGTGCCGCCGAACAATTATTTCATGATGGGCGACAATCGCGACAACTCAACCGATTCGCGCTTCGCGCCGGAAGAAGGCGGCGTCGGCTATGTGCCCTTCGAAAATCTGGTGGGCCGCGCCGAGATCATCTTCTTCTCGGTGCAGAAGGACGAATATGCTCTGGCCTTCTGGCGCTGGCCCTGGACGGTCAGATGGGATCGGCTGTTCAAGCCGGCGCATTGA
- the acpS gene encoding holo-ACP synthase, with protein sequence MIIGFGSDLCDIRRIEQALERYGERFIRRCFTDVEREKSEGRAARAASYAKRFAAKEACAKALGTGISEGITWKTMGVVNLPSGKPTVELTGGAAERLAEIAPQGARIVIHLTLTDEYPLAQAQVLIEALT encoded by the coding sequence ATGATCATCGGCTTCGGCAGCGATCTCTGCGACATTCGCCGCATAGAGCAGGCGCTCGAGCGCTATGGCGAGCGCTTCATCCGCCGCTGCTTCACCGATGTCGAGCGCGAGAAATCGGAGGGACGAGCCGCACGTGCGGCCTCCTACGCCAAGCGTTTCGCCGCCAAGGAGGCCTGCGCCAAGGCGCTCGGCACCGGCATAAGCGAAGGAATCACCTGGAAAACCATGGGCGTCGTCAATCTGCCCTCCGGCAAGCCGACGGTCGAGCTGACCGGCGGCGCCGCCGAGCGTCTGGCCGAGATCGCGCCGCAGGGCGCGCGGATCGTCATTCACCTCACATTGACCGACGAATATCCGCTCGCGCAGGCCCAGGTTCTCATAGAGGCGTTGACGTGA
- a CDS encoding pyridoxine 5'-phosphate synthase: MTARRIRLGVNVDHVATIRNARGGLSPDPVRAALLAIEAGADGITAHLREDRRHIRDADMARLKAEISKPLNFEMAATEQMLDIALTTKPHAVCLVPERRTERTTEGGLDVIGGHDHLVPFVDELSRAGVRVSLFIEPSAEAIDAAASIKAPVVELHTGAWCHAVEVGDHEAAEREFARIVAAAAHTAERGLECHAGHGLDYATAKRIAALPQIVELNIGHFLIGEAVFVGLAESIRAMRRAIVEGAGAA, translated from the coding sequence ATGACTGCTCGCCGCATACGTCTCGGCGTGAATGTCGATCACGTCGCCACCATTCGCAACGCCCGCGGCGGCCTCTCGCCGGACCCTGTGCGCGCCGCTCTGCTGGCGATAGAGGCGGGCGCGGACGGAATCACCGCGCATTTGCGGGAGGATCGCCGCCATATTCGCGACGCCGACATGGCGCGGCTGAAGGCGGAGATCTCCAAGCCGCTCAATTTCGAGATGGCCGCGACCGAGCAGATGCTCGACATTGCGCTCACGACCAAGCCTCACGCCGTCTGCCTGGTGCCGGAGCGCCGCACCGAGCGCACCACAGAGGGCGGGCTGGACGTCATCGGCGGGCATGACCATCTCGTCCCCTTCGTCGACGAGCTGAGCCGCGCCGGCGTTCGCGTCTCCTTGTTCATCGAGCCGAGCGCGGAGGCGATCGACGCCGCGGCTTCGATCAAGGCGCCGGTCGTCGAGCTGCACACCGGCGCCTGGTGCCACGCTGTCGAGGTGGGGGATCACGAGGCCGCCGAGCGCGAGTTCGCCCGCATCGTCGCGGCCGCGGCCCATACGGCCGAGCGCGGGCTCGAGTGCCACGCCGGCCATGGGCTGGACTATGCGACAGCGAAGCGCATCGCGGCGCTGCCGCAGATCGTCGAGCTGAACATCGGCCATTTCCTCATCGGCGAAGCGGTCTTCGTCGGCCTCGCCGAATCGATCCGCGCCATGCGGCGGGCGATCGTCGAAGGCGCGGGCGCCGCATGA